Proteins found in one bacterium genomic segment:
- a CDS encoding glycosyltransferase family 4 protein encodes MKVLFVHNWFHIESGSGTCMFQEAGALRAAGHEVEFFCTDKRPHWDAGYGRTGLFPRFVDPAALGWGGRIRHAARPFHNREAVRAMERMLAAARPDVVHEHTTSFHLTPAVLGPCRRRGVPIVMTIHGAGLFCPAHSLVRGDGRRCATEPCIRGNALPALVHGCLPGPRWHRAATALVHSWYHAAGYYRSPAAFVVASRAMRELALRAGIDERRLAVVPYGLDASQPGAPAPARPREGFVYAGRLVREKGVHHLLRAAALLERPPRLLIAGAGPEEGRLRELAAALGLPHAEFLGWRSRRELAELYRGAIASVLPCDWFEAVGMSILEGFAQGTPAIASRIGGVPEFVEDGVDGLLVEPGDVRQLAAALARLEADPGLAVRLGVRGRERALRDHRPDVHADRVLQVYAAAIDGGVALPSSPC; translated from the coding sequence ATGAAGGTCCTCTTCGTCCACAACTGGTTCCACATCGAGAGCGGCTCGGGGACGTGCATGTTCCAGGAGGCCGGGGCGCTGCGCGCGGCGGGGCACGAGGTCGAGTTCTTCTGCACGGACAAGCGGCCGCATTGGGACGCGGGCTACGGGCGCACCGGCCTGTTCCCGCGCTTCGTCGACCCCGCGGCGCTGGGGTGGGGCGGGCGGATCCGGCACGCGGCGCGGCCGTTCCACAATCGGGAGGCCGTGCGCGCCATGGAGCGCATGCTCGCCGCGGCGCGGCCGGACGTGGTGCACGAGCACACGACGTCCTTCCATCTCACGCCGGCGGTGCTCGGACCGTGCCGGCGCCGCGGCGTTCCGATCGTCATGACCATCCACGGCGCGGGGCTCTTCTGCCCGGCGCACTCGCTGGTGCGCGGCGACGGCCGCCGCTGCGCCACGGAGCCCTGCATCCGCGGCAACGCCTTGCCCGCCCTCGTGCACGGCTGCCTCCCCGGCCCGCGGTGGCACCGGGCGGCCACGGCGCTGGTCCACTCCTGGTACCACGCGGCCGGGTACTACCGCTCGCCCGCGGCGTTCGTCGTCGCGAGCCGGGCGATGCGCGAGCTGGCGCTGCGGGCGGGGATCGACGAGCGCCGTCTGGCCGTCGTGCCCTACGGGCTCGACGCGTCGCAGCCTGGAGCCCCCGCCCCCGCGCGGCCCCGGGAGGGCTTCGTGTACGCCGGGAGGCTTGTCCGCGAGAAGGGCGTCCACCACCTGCTGCGCGCGGCGGCGCTGCTGGAGCGCCCGCCGCGGCTGCTGATCGCCGGCGCCGGCCCGGAGGAGGGGCGTCTGCGGGAGCTGGCCGCGGCGCTGGGGCTCCCGCACGCGGAGTTCCTCGGCTGGAGGTCGCGGCGCGAGCTGGCCGAGCTGTACCGCGGGGCGATTGCCTCCGTCCTCCCGTGCGACTGGTTCGAGGCGGTCGGCATGAGCATCCTCGAGGGTTTCGCGCAGGGAACGCCGGCGATCGCCAGCCGCATCGGCGGCGTGCCGGAGTTCGTCGAGGACGGCGTCGACGGTCTGCTCGTCGAGCCGGGAGACGTGCGCCAGCTCGCGGCCGCCCTGGCGCGCCTGGAGGCGGACCCCGGGCTCGCCGTCCGCCTGGGCGTGCGCGGCCGCGAGCGCGCGTTGCGCGACCACCGCCCGGACGTGCACGCGGACCGGGTGCTGCAGGTGTACGCCGCGGCGATCGACGGCGGCGTTGCCCTGCCTTCCTCACCCTGCTAG
- a CDS encoding glycosyltransferase family 4 protein, producing MKIVHVAPYYPPHLGGMETLTRQIAERTAAAGLDVRVVTSALPRRPAVPDGVSVSRCAAFEFARTPVIPGLVPRLLRLPPDAVVHLHVAQPLVPELVRWGGAVRRFPFIAHLHLDIGPSGPLGCLLPLYKRLLLAPVLRAAAAVVVYTPGYARLVAEAHGVAAERIEVIPAGVEPPPSGDSWRGEERLLFVGRLCRQKNIPLLLEAVHLLVRRGRPTTLRIVGEGEERERLQRLVAALKLEDRVVFAGRLEGAALSREYGSAAALALPSERESFGIVLIEAMSHGTPAVATDIPGVRDVIADGRTGLLAAPEPRSFAGALEAVLADRGLWARLSAAGRVEAARYDWPRIVARYVALYERVAAAGRTP from the coding sequence GTGAAGATCGTGCACGTGGCGCCATACTATCCCCCGCACCTCGGGGGGATGGAGACGCTCACCCGCCAGATCGCGGAGAGGACCGCGGCGGCCGGCCTGGATGTCAGGGTGGTCACCTCGGCACTGCCGCGGAGGCCCGCGGTGCCCGATGGGGTGTCGGTGAGCAGGTGCGCGGCATTCGAGTTCGCGCGCACGCCCGTCATCCCCGGGCTCGTCCCGCGGCTGCTGCGGCTCCCGCCGGACGCGGTGGTGCACCTGCACGTCGCCCAGCCGCTCGTGCCGGAGCTGGTGCGCTGGGGCGGCGCGGTCCGTCGCTTCCCGTTCATCGCGCATCTGCACCTCGACATCGGCCCCTCCGGTCCCCTGGGATGTCTGCTGCCGCTCTACAAGCGCCTGCTGCTGGCGCCGGTGCTGCGCGCGGCCGCGGCCGTCGTCGTCTACACGCCCGGATACGCCCGCCTCGTGGCGGAGGCCCACGGCGTCGCCGCCGAGAGGATCGAGGTCATCCCCGCCGGGGTGGAGCCGCCGCCGTCCGGGGACAGCTGGCGGGGGGAGGAGCGGCTGCTCTTCGTGGGCCGCCTCTGCCGCCAGAAGAACATCCCGCTGCTGCTCGAGGCCGTTCACCTGCTGGTGCGCCGCGGGCGGCCGACGACGCTGCGGATCGTCGGCGAGGGCGAGGAGCGCGAGCGCCTGCAGCGGCTGGTCGCGGCGCTGAAGCTTGAGGACCGGGTTGTCTTCGCCGGGCGGCTGGAGGGCGCGGCGCTCTCCCGCGAGTACGGCAGCGCGGCCGCGCTCGCGCTGCCATCGGAGCGGGAGTCCTTCGGCATCGTGCTGATCGAGGCCATGAGCCACGGCACCCCGGCGGTGGCGACCGACATCCCCGGCGTGCGCGACGTGATCGCGGACGGGCGCACGGGGCTGCTGGCCGCGCCCGAGCCGCGGTCGTTCGCCGGGGCCCTCGAGGCGGTTCTCGCGGACCGGGGGCTGTGGGCGCGGCTGTCCGCGGCCGGTCGCGTCGAGGCTGCCCGGTACGACTGGCCGAGGATCGTGGCGCGGTATGTCGCGCTCTACGAGCGGGTGGCGGCGGCGGGGCGCACGCCATGA
- a CDS encoding glycosyltransferase family 4 protein → MSGANASVLTATERGPARRAPRLLLVAPYFPPKRGGVENYAGNVSRGLAGRGWEVTVATTRHEGGPDEVVRAEGVTVHRLGRLVRVSNTPLHPGWWWRLRQIAAAAGPDVINAHLPVPFLADLAVRRAAGVPTVVTYHNDIVKDAPAARAAARCYQVALLRGTLARASRIVATSERYAALSPHLRPHARKIVVIAPGVDLTRFHPAAPPDGLRERYAGREVVVFAGQLDRTHRHKGVEVLLQAMALLRVARPQALCLVLGGGDGEGEYRRRAVQLGARDHVEFTGEVADELLPGYLRLAAAVVLPSLNQCEGFGMVLLEAAACGTPAVASAVGGVPAAVEHGHTGLLLPPGDSPALARALEVLLAAPAAARRMGEAARARAAGYAWSRQVERHDRLFRELCGWCGDPAA, encoded by the coding sequence ATGAGCGGCGCGAACGCCTCGGTCCTCACGGCGACGGAGCGCGGGCCGGCCCGCCGCGCGCCACGGCTGCTGCTGGTCGCGCCCTACTTTCCGCCGAAGCGGGGCGGCGTCGAGAACTATGCCGGGAACGTCAGCCGCGGGCTGGCCGGGCGCGGCTGGGAGGTGACCGTCGCGACCACGCGGCACGAAGGCGGGCCCGACGAGGTCGTCCGCGCCGAAGGCGTGACGGTCCACCGCCTCGGGCGGCTGGTGCGGGTCTCGAACACGCCGCTGCACCCCGGGTGGTGGTGGCGGCTGCGGCAGATCGCCGCTGCCGCCGGTCCCGACGTCATCAACGCCCACCTGCCCGTGCCGTTTCTCGCCGACCTTGCGGTGCGGCGCGCCGCGGGTGTCCCGACCGTCGTCACGTACCACAACGACATCGTCAAGGATGCCCCGGCCGCGCGTGCCGCGGCCCGCTGCTACCAGGTCGCGCTGCTGCGCGGCACCCTCGCCCGCGCCAGCCGGATCGTGGCGACCTCGGAACGCTACGCCGCGCTGTCGCCGCATCTGCGCCCGCACGCGCGCAAGATCGTCGTGATCGCCCCGGGCGTCGACCTCACCCGTTTTCATCCGGCCGCGCCCCCCGACGGCCTGCGCGAGCGCTACGCCGGACGGGAGGTCGTCGTGTTCGCGGGCCAGCTCGACCGGACGCACCGCCACAAGGGCGTCGAGGTGCTGCTGCAGGCGATGGCGTTGCTGCGCGTCGCCCGCCCGCAGGCCCTCTGTCTCGTGCTCGGCGGCGGAGACGGGGAAGGCGAGTACCGGAGGCGCGCAGTCCAGCTCGGCGCCCGGGATCACGTCGAGTTCACCGGCGAGGTCGCGGACGAGCTGCTGCCGGGATACCTGCGCCTCGCCGCCGCTGTCGTTCTCCCTTCGCTCAACCAGTGCGAGGGGTTCGGCATGGTGCTGCTCGAGGCCGCCGCCTGCGGGACCCCGGCCGTTGCGTCGGCCGTCGGGGGCGTGCCCGCGGCGGTCGAGCACGGTCACACGGGCCTGCTCCTGCCGCCGGGCGATTCGCCGGCGCTCGCGCGGGCGCTGGAGGTGCTGCTGGCCGCACCTGCGGCGGCACGGCGCATGGGAGAGGCCGCGCGCGCCCGGGCCGCCGGCTACGCCTGGAGCCGGCAGGTCGAGCGGCATGACCGGCTCTTCAGGGAATTGTGCGGCTGGTGCGGGGACCCGGCGGCGTGA
- a CDS encoding radical SAM protein: MSAGLALLVSSPMWADCPIVPHSLLELAAALRAAGLPVALVDRKLPPHAPLSKAAVAVLIDEIVAEVARRSPAWVGLSCFTSDYWCCRELAERIRERTPVPIVVGGPHPTLRPADFFYPGSPFDVAVIGEGDVTLPELVADDGGRARDEVRGIAFRRGGGVVRTSRRPFVEDLGTLSRPAYDLLDMEYYLRPNRFVARTLLLSGVQIYTSRGCPFGCTFCAARMIQEAQGLAPTIRHRPVAHVIETLRWLREGFALESFYIADDTFAVPPSRALEFCQGYRASGLGLPWAAQTRVNVLDEPLARELRDAGCVQLDFGIESGSDAALRRMRKGTTVADAHRAVALCREHGLRVFANIMLNTPGETEEDVRLTRRLMRELRADHYSLLLTAPMPGSRIFEERFGADGLGPEDYRVFARPDLYNRIVDPRLRLASHDLDLGRLYVALNLRYYLRNNFSIVSCSRWYLRLLAASRRKPAYLAAAVSSVLRVSWRSLTKLVALVRRR, from the coding sequence ATGTCCGCGGGTCTGGCGCTGCTCGTCTCCTCGCCGATGTGGGCCGACTGCCCGATCGTCCCGCACTCGCTGCTGGAGCTGGCCGCCGCGCTGCGGGCGGCAGGACTGCCCGTCGCCCTGGTCGACCGCAAGCTGCCGCCGCACGCGCCCCTCTCGAAAGCGGCGGTGGCCGTCCTCATCGACGAGATCGTCGCGGAGGTCGCCCGCCGTTCGCCGGCGTGGGTCGGGCTCTCCTGCTTCACCTCGGACTACTGGTGCTGCCGCGAGCTGGCCGAGCGCATCCGCGAGCGCACGCCGGTGCCCATCGTCGTCGGCGGTCCCCACCCGACGCTCCGTCCCGCGGACTTCTTCTACCCGGGGAGCCCGTTCGATGTGGCGGTGATCGGCGAGGGCGACGTGACCCTCCCGGAACTCGTCGCCGACGACGGCGGCCGGGCGCGCGACGAAGTCCGCGGCATCGCGTTCCGGCGCGGGGGGGGCGTGGTGCGGACGTCCCGGCGGCCCTTCGTCGAGGACCTCGGGACCCTCAGCCGGCCCGCCTACGATCTTCTGGACATGGAGTACTACCTGCGGCCGAACCGCTTCGTGGCCCGGACGCTGCTGCTCTCCGGGGTGCAGATCTACACCTCGCGCGGTTGCCCCTTCGGCTGCACGTTCTGCGCCGCCCGGATGATCCAGGAGGCGCAGGGCCTCGCGCCGACGATCCGCCACCGCCCCGTCGCGCACGTCATCGAGACCTTGCGCTGGCTCAGGGAGGGCTTCGCGCTCGAGAGCTTCTACATCGCCGACGACACCTTTGCGGTGCCGCCCTCACGCGCGCTCGAGTTCTGCCAGGGTTACCGGGCCTCCGGCCTCGGGCTGCCGTGGGCCGCGCAGACGCGCGTCAACGTGCTGGACGAGCCCCTGGCCCGGGAGCTGCGGGACGCCGGCTGCGTGCAGCTGGACTTCGGCATCGAGAGCGGTTCGGACGCGGCGCTGCGTCGGATGCGCAAGGGCACGACGGTCGCGGACGCTCACCGGGCCGTCGCCCTCTGCCGCGAGCACGGGCTGCGCGTCTTCGCCAACATCATGCTCAACACCCCGGGCGAGACCGAGGAGGACGTGCGGCTGACCCGGCGGCTGATGCGCGAGCTGCGCGCGGACCACTACAGCCTGCTGCTGACCGCCCCCATGCCCGGCAGCCGAATCTTCGAGGAGCGCTTCGGCGCGGACGGCCTCGGGCCGGAGGACTACCGCGTCTTCGCGCGGCCGGACCTGTACAATCGCATTGTCGATCCGCGCCTGCGGCTCGCGAGCCACGACCTCGACCTGGGGCGGCTGTATGTGGCCCTCAACCTCCGGTACTACCTGCGGAACAACTTCTCCATCGTCTCCTGCAGCCGGTGGTATCTGCGGCTGCTCGCCGCGAGCCGCAGGAAGCCGGCCTACCTCGCGGCGGCGGTCTCCTCGGTCCTGCGCGTGAGCTGGCGCTCGCTGACCAAGCTCGTCGCGCTGGTGCGCCGGAGATGA
- a CDS encoding glycosyltransferase family 39 protein — MAWHDPHRRPGVEAWLRDPARLTGLTLALGALLRVAFFQRNATPWGDESGLIYCELTASWAAVLRNGGDPMLMETPLYMLMLKACGSLFGNHPYAFRLPSLLAGLAALPVFARLAGRALTPWSALVATYLVAVSEPLIYYSANAKQYGFDVLAVVLLALMLLELRDQERDFPWSLWIAGLVSLLLSFEMIFICAGLGCFVLLDALWQGRWRRAAITAAWGSTWALVFIVQYLGHLRPVIESRALDLFWGSFNLPFPPHSLGDLVWYVTAALRFFRDPLDFPEALSVGMLAASGLLLLLRRSPAIALLLFSPLATYAVATVFQLAPVPTALQALSSPVAFPLMGRVILFALPLTLLFLASALDWLQLLPKRRLRLLGGGAAAALLLWWSVPAVTATYEPPPGPDVRALAEAMAPRLEPDDIVFVQMFGLVTVQLEWAQRGWGNSFRYAVIRDENFRADLRRDVASLQDGQRFWLITLYSDYYPQMQQEKDVLVHVFTRFSFRLDSVRAGRVEAELFQVVPGFEDGSPAECGSLG, encoded by the coding sequence GTGGCGTGGCATGATCCGCATCGTCGCCCGGGCGTAGAGGCCTGGCTGCGCGACCCTGCGCGGCTGACCGGCCTGACGCTGGCACTGGGCGCGCTGCTCCGCGTGGCATTCTTCCAGCGCAACGCCACGCCCTGGGGCGACGAGTCGGGCCTGATCTACTGCGAGCTGACCGCATCCTGGGCAGCAGTGCTGAGAAACGGCGGCGACCCGATGTTGATGGAGACGCCGCTGTACATGCTCATGCTCAAGGCCTGCGGCTCGCTCTTCGGCAACCACCCCTACGCCTTCCGGCTGCCGTCGCTGCTGGCGGGTCTCGCGGCGCTCCCGGTCTTCGCGCGGCTGGCGGGCCGCGCGCTGACTCCGTGGAGCGCGCTCGTGGCAACGTACCTCGTGGCCGTTTCCGAACCGCTGATCTATTACTCGGCGAACGCCAAGCAGTATGGCTTCGACGTGCTCGCGGTCGTCCTGCTGGCCCTGATGCTGCTGGAGCTGCGTGACCAGGAGCGGGACTTCCCGTGGTCGCTCTGGATTGCCGGCCTCGTCTCGCTGCTCCTCTCGTTCGAGATGATCTTCATCTGTGCCGGCCTCGGTTGCTTCGTCCTGCTGGACGCGCTGTGGCAGGGGCGCTGGCGCCGGGCGGCCATCACCGCGGCCTGGGGTTCGACCTGGGCCCTCGTCTTCATCGTCCAGTACCTCGGACATCTCAGGCCGGTCATCGAGTCGCGGGCGCTGGATCTGTTCTGGGGTTCCTTCAATCTCCCGTTCCCGCCCCACTCCCTTGGGGATCTGGTCTGGTACGTCACGGCAGCGCTCCGGTTCTTCCGCGACCCCCTCGATTTTCCGGAGGCGCTCTCAGTGGGGATGCTGGCCGCGTCCGGCCTGCTGCTGCTGCTCAGGCGATCCCCGGCGATCGCGCTGCTGCTGTTCTCGCCGCTCGCGACGTACGCGGTCGCGACGGTCTTCCAGCTGGCGCCGGTGCCCACCGCCCTGCAGGCGCTTTCCAGTCCCGTGGCATTCCCCCTGATGGGCCGGGTGATCCTCTTCGCCCTGCCGCTGACGCTGCTCTTTCTGGCGTCGGCGCTGGACTGGCTGCAGCTGCTCCCGAAGCGCCGGCTGCGATTGCTCGGCGGCGGGGCAGCGGCGGCGCTGCTGCTGTGGTGGTCCGTTCCCGCCGTCACCGCAACCTACGAGCCGCCGCCGGGGCCCGACGTCAGGGCCCTGGCGGAAGCCATGGCGCCAAGGCTCGAGCCGGACGACATCGTCTTTGTCCAGATGTTCGGTCTGGTCACGGTGCAGCTCGAGTGGGCGCAGCGCGGTTGGGGGAACTCCTTCCGCTACGCGGTCATCCGTGACGAGAATTTCCGCGCAGACCTCCGCAGGGATGTCGCCTCGCTGCAGGACGGGCAGCGCTTCTGGCTGATCACGCTGTACAGCGACTACTATCCGCAGATGCAGCAGGAGAAGGACGTGCTGGTGCACGTCTTCACCCGCTTCTCGTTCCGGCTCGACAGCGTCCGGGCCGGGCGCGTCGAGGCGGAGTTGTTCCAGGTGGTCCCGGGGTTCGAGGACGGCTCGCCGGCCGAGTGCGGTTCCCTCGGATAA
- a CDS encoding radical SAM protein, with protein sequence MSRILVANPPTERHPGRFFRPVRFPTYQYATPVMHPPLYLLSAATALRDLGGHAVSFVDAQAPGLTVAAFLRRAQALRPELAVLETCLASFSGDVAVAAALRRTTGCRVILCGPQLGMPEIARAMLAHPDVDALVLGEYEMSLLELVASGLAAGVPGTAVRGAGGEAVLGPKRPRLRELDLLPDPDQRWLDHAAYYDPLLRNPFAFFLSARGCPHGCVFCSWPQTFSGRAHRTRSPRRVAEDIARTLAAAPRLRSFLFNDDTFTVERRHCLAVCEELRACGVRTPWGCYTRADFDDLEVLRALRSAGCRLLKVGVESSDAGVQLQAGKRCDIPRARRAIALMKELGFRVHATFAFGLPGETRATIAASVRWVCAVDPHSVQFSAAVPYPGTAFHDYLARGGHLLPHSWDDLTPLRPVYRYPDLAPDELARAVPAAYRRFYLRPRAVARLLARLAAEPGRIPGLVSRSARLLADRGRA encoded by the coding sequence ATGAGCCGCATTCTCGTCGCCAATCCCCCGACGGAGCGGCACCCCGGGCGCTTCTTCCGGCCGGTGCGGTTCCCGACCTACCAGTATGCGACGCCGGTCATGCACCCGCCGCTCTACCTCCTCTCGGCGGCGACCGCGCTCCGGGACCTCGGTGGCCACGCCGTCTCCTTCGTCGATGCCCAGGCGCCGGGGCTGACCGTGGCGGCGTTCCTCCGGCGGGCGCAGGCGCTGCGTCCCGAGCTGGCCGTGCTCGAGACCTGCCTCGCCTCGTTCTCCGGGGACGTCGCGGTTGCCGCGGCGCTGCGCCGGACGACCGGCTGCCGGGTCATCCTCTGCGGGCCGCAGCTTGGCATGCCGGAGATCGCCCGGGCGATGCTCGCCCATCCGGACGTCGACGCGCTGGTGCTCGGCGAGTACGAGATGTCCCTGCTGGAACTGGTGGCGTCGGGCCTCGCCGCCGGCGTGCCGGGGACCGCGGTGCGGGGGGCCGGAGGCGAGGCCGTCCTCGGCCCGAAGCGCCCGCGGCTGCGCGAGCTCGATCTGCTCCCCGACCCCGACCAGCGCTGGCTTGACCACGCCGCCTACTATGACCCGCTCCTGCGCAACCCCTTCGCCTTCTTCCTCTCGGCGCGCGGGTGCCCGCACGGCTGCGTCTTCTGCTCGTGGCCGCAGACCTTCAGCGGGCGCGCGCACCGGACGCGGTCGCCGCGCCGGGTCGCGGAAGACATCGCCCGGACGCTGGCCGCGGCCCCGCGGCTGCGCAGCTTCCTGTTCAACGACGACACCTTCACCGTCGAGCGCCGGCACTGCCTGGCCGTCTGCGAGGAGCTTCGCGCCTGCGGGGTCCGCACGCCGTGGGGCTGCTACACGCGCGCGGACTTCGACGACCTCGAAGTGCTTCGCGCGCTCCGGTCCGCCGGCTGCCGCCTGCTCAAGGTCGGCGTCGAGAGCTCCGATGCGGGCGTCCAGCTCCAGGCGGGCAAGCGCTGCGACATCCCGCGGGCACGGCGGGCCATCGCCCTGATGAAGGAGCTGGGGTTCAGGGTTCACGCCACGTTCGCCTTCGGCCTGCCGGGGGAGACGCGGGCGACGATCGCCGCGAGCGTGCGCTGGGTCTGCGCCGTCGATCCGCATTCGGTGCAGTTCTCGGCGGCGGTGCCCTACCCGGGGACCGCCTTCCACGACTACCTCGCACGAGGCGGGCACCTGCTGCCGCACAGCTGGGACGACCTGACGCCGCTGCGGCCGGTGTACCGCTACCCGGACCTCGCGCCCGACGAACTGGCCCGCGCGGTGCCCGCGGCCTACCGCCGCTTCTACCTGCGCCCTCGCGCCGTGGCGCGGCTGCTCGCGCGGCTGGCGGCGGAGCCGGGCCGGATCCCCGGCCTGGTGTCGCGGTCCGCCCGCCTGCTCGCCGACCGGGGGCGCGCGTGA
- a CDS encoding glycosyltransferase family 2 protein: MTRPAARVAIVIPVYNGQRTIQASVRSALAQRHPACTVIVVDDGSTDRTPEIVASIPGVTLLRQENRGPAAARNLGWRSAVDAKFVFFLDADCVAPPDWVGRLLAHHREKRTSCVGSAYGIANPESLLARVIYREFERRYEFCGLHPAFVGAHGYSFRRSRLERLGGYDESYRHASHEDNDLGWRLLRASRRLRLVRDVRVRHHFPERLGPYLRTQMRHGFWRMKLLRAHPASALGDEYSNLFDYLQPPLMLLAALLLAAGDGRGAAAGVALALAAIALALQAPVASGLRRLGSRRREVAFYSLVFSPLRALARGAGMAAGVFWFWVLWRDSLAASPRAAELPAAGRQGEIAT, translated from the coding sequence GTGACGAGGCCGGCCGCGCGGGTGGCGATCGTCATCCCGGTCTACAACGGGCAGCGGACGATCCAAGCCTCGGTCCGCTCGGCGCTGGCGCAGCGGCACCCGGCGTGCACGGTCATTGTCGTCGACGACGGCTCTACGGACCGGACGCCGGAGATCGTCGCATCGATCCCGGGGGTGACGCTGCTGCGGCAGGAGAACCGCGGCCCGGCGGCCGCGCGCAACCTCGGCTGGCGCTCGGCCGTCGACGCGAAGTTCGTCTTCTTCCTCGACGCGGACTGCGTTGCCCCGCCGGACTGGGTCGGCCGGCTGCTCGCGCACCACCGCGAGAAGCGGACGAGTTGCGTGGGCAGCGCGTACGGGATCGCCAACCCCGAATCCCTGCTCGCCCGCGTCATCTACCGCGAGTTCGAACGCCGGTACGAGTTCTGCGGCCTGCATCCAGCGTTCGTCGGCGCCCACGGCTACTCGTTCCGCCGCTCCCGCCTGGAGCGCCTCGGCGGGTACGACGAGAGCTACCGGCACGCGAGCCACGAGGACAACGACCTCGGCTGGCGGCTCCTCCGCGCCTCGCGGCGGCTCCGGCTGGTCCGCGACGTGCGCGTCAGGCACCACTTCCCCGAGAGATTGGGACCCTACCTGCGCACCCAGATGCGCCACGGCTTCTGGCGCATGAAGCTGCTGCGCGCCCACCCGGCGAGCGCGCTGGGCGATGAGTACAGCAACCTCTTCGACTACCTCCAACCGCCGCTCATGCTTCTGGCCGCGCTGCTCCTGGCCGCCGGCGACGGCCGGGGGGCGGCTGCGGGCGTGGCGCTGGCGCTGGCGGCGATCGCGCTGGCGCTGCAGGCCCCGGTCGCGTCGGGCCTTCGCCGCCTGGGGAGCCGGCGGCGCGAGGTGGCCTTCTACTCCCTCGTGTTCAGTCCGCTGCGGGCGCTGGCCCGGGGCGCGGGGATGGCCGCCGGCGTCTTCTGGTTCTGGGTGCTGTGGCGCGATTCGCTGGCCGCGTCGCCGCGTGCCGCGGAGCTCCCCGCCGCCGGCCGACAGGGCGAGATCGCAACCTGA